In Ochrobactrum sp. Marseille-Q0166, a single genomic region encodes these proteins:
- a CDS encoding ABC transporter ATP-binding protein, translating to MKTAIENVTALRGAEPSGIVLSARGLGKSFGGFHAVKNVDLDVEHARVHALIGPNGAGKTTVFNLLTKFLQPTSGEIMLLGENITKTNPAKVARMGLVRSFQISATFPHLTVLENVKVALQRPSGLATQFWRSLSALDALDTKAIALLERVGLGDARHALAADLSYGRKRALEIATTLALDPKVLLLDEPMAGMGHEDVHTIAALITDVAKDRAVLMVEHNLKVVADIAHQVTVLQRGEILASGTYATVAQDERVRTAYMGTEHE from the coding sequence ATGAAGACAGCAATTGAGAATGTCACGGCTCTGCGAGGAGCAGAGCCGTCTGGGATAGTTCTTTCGGCGCGTGGGCTGGGTAAGTCGTTTGGCGGTTTTCATGCGGTGAAGAATGTCGATCTCGATGTGGAGCACGCGCGTGTTCATGCGTTGATCGGGCCGAATGGTGCGGGCAAGACGACCGTTTTCAACCTGCTCACCAAATTCCTCCAGCCGACAAGCGGCGAGATTATGCTTCTTGGCGAAAACATCACCAAAACCAATCCTGCCAAAGTGGCGCGGATGGGTCTTGTGCGCTCGTTCCAGATTTCCGCAACTTTTCCGCATTTGACGGTGCTGGAAAACGTGAAGGTCGCACTTCAGCGTCCGAGTGGTCTGGCCACGCAGTTCTGGCGCTCACTATCCGCCCTTGATGCACTGGATACAAAGGCAATTGCGCTTCTTGAGCGCGTCGGCCTTGGCGATGCCCGTCATGCGCTGGCCGCCGATCTTTCCTACGGCCGCAAGCGTGCGCTTGAAATCGCCACCACACTGGCGCTCGATCCGAAAGTGCTGCTGCTCGATGAGCCAATGGCAGGTATGGGCCACGAAGACGTCCACACAATTGCAGCCCTCATCACCGACGTGGCCAAAGATCGCGCGGTGCTGATGGTCGAACACAATCTCAAGGTTGTCGCCGACATCGCTCACCAGGTCACAGTGCTGCAACGCGGCGAGATCCTCGCATCGGGCACTTATGCCACCGTCGCACAAGATGAGCGCGTCCGCACGGCTTATATGGGAACTGAACATGAATAG
- a CDS encoding MFS transporter: MAGEQMMQSGATSATNKQMEQALGSIGVTSTHKKILLLVLIGCLFDSFEQNTIGLVGPILREQWGLTGTDIGFLNTITFASAAIGRLLSGILGDRYGRRVMLTFNLLLFTLGSALCALAPSFGWLCVARAIVGFGVGGEISTAVTMLAEFCSPKFRGTAAGLVNVGAGGFGNFLAPAFGLLVFAIFPGENNWRWLFGVLAIPALLVVFFRWFVPETPRFLASQGKIGEANRVLSILASGKLRPKNLKVTEYLSKIDESQNTASKSSWKELFKAPFIGRTIPVAIAILMSYGAQLSVLTLMPMIFISMGYTLSGSLLYTMVIQSGSVLGAIAASTFGYYFPRKKVLTIGAVCACAAALSIVYLGTSLYLVLLFGALFQFFVLLLNTSIWIYAPELYPTRIRGFGVALILASGSAAGSFVPIIAGALFDGYGMIGVFGLAASMYAIFAFCIQLGPETFGRNMEDLTLPADDSTKTVDFAEAATQKS, encoded by the coding sequence ATGGCAGGGGAACAAATGATGCAGTCTGGCGCAACATCAGCGACCAATAAGCAAATGGAACAAGCACTTGGGAGTATAGGTGTTACGAGTACTCATAAGAAGATTCTTCTTCTTGTGCTGATCGGTTGTTTGTTCGACTCATTTGAGCAAAACACGATTGGGCTGGTTGGTCCGATTCTTCGTGAACAGTGGGGTCTGACGGGAACGGATATTGGTTTCCTGAACACCATCACCTTCGCAAGTGCTGCGATTGGGCGCCTTCTTTCGGGGATATTGGGTGATCGATATGGTCGCCGTGTGATGCTCACATTCAACTTGCTGCTCTTCACATTAGGATCAGCCTTGTGCGCTTTGGCACCGAGTTTTGGATGGCTGTGTGTGGCGCGCGCAATTGTCGGTTTCGGCGTTGGTGGCGAAATTTCGACTGCTGTGACCATGCTTGCAGAATTCTGCTCGCCAAAATTCCGAGGCACCGCTGCCGGTCTCGTCAATGTGGGCGCAGGCGGTTTTGGTAACTTCCTCGCTCCTGCATTCGGTCTTTTGGTATTTGCAATCTTTCCGGGGGAAAACAACTGGCGCTGGTTGTTTGGCGTGCTTGCCATTCCTGCTCTTCTCGTCGTGTTCTTCCGTTGGTTTGTGCCTGAAACACCGCGCTTTCTCGCATCGCAAGGGAAAATAGGTGAGGCAAACAGAGTTTTGTCCATTCTCGCATCAGGCAAGCTTCGTCCGAAAAACCTGAAAGTCACAGAATACCTGTCAAAAATTGATGAGAGCCAAAATACGGCTTCAAAATCCAGCTGGAAAGAACTTTTCAAAGCGCCTTTCATTGGGCGTACAATTCCGGTCGCAATCGCTATCCTGATGAGCTATGGCGCACAGCTTTCCGTTCTTACCTTGATGCCGATGATATTCATCTCGATGGGCTACACGCTTTCTGGCAGCCTTCTTTATACGATGGTTATTCAGAGCGGCAGCGTTCTGGGCGCAATTGCAGCATCAACTTTTGGCTATTATTTCCCACGGAAAAAGGTGCTGACAATCGGAGCCGTCTGCGCATGTGCGGCAGCACTCTCAATTGTCTACCTGGGCACAAGTCTCTATCTCGTCCTGCTCTTCGGCGCGTTGTTTCAGTTCTTTGTGCTGCTTCTCAACACATCGATCTGGATTTATGCGCCGGAACTTTATCCAACCCGCATCCGTGGTTTTGGTGTGGCGCTGATCCTTGCAAGTGGTTCGGCTGCTGGTTCCTTTGTTCCGATTATCGCTGGTGCGCTGTTTGACGGTTACGGAATGATCGGCGTCTTTGGCCTGGCGGCTTCCATGTATGCAATCTTCGCTTTCTGCATTCAGCTCGGACCTGAAACATTCGGACGCAATATGGAGGACCTCACTTTGCCTGCGGACGATAGCACCAAGACTGTCGATTTCGCGGAGGCTGCAACACAAAAATCTTGA
- a CDS encoding thiamine pyrophosphate-binding protein: MHKSTTNSNTRNGGQILVDALGIHGVDRVFCVPGESYLAALDAFHDVSDQIDLIVCRQEGGAAYMAEAYGKLTGKPGICFVTRGPGATNASVGVHTAFQDSTPMLLFIGQVASDQVEREAFQEVDYRRMFGQMAKWVVQIDDAARIPELVSQAFHRAVNGRPGPVVIALPEDMLTSHATVSDAPAYKHVEMYPGSDQLQDMKALLETAERPLLIVGGGGWNNQAVRDLQTFAENMSLPVAASFRCQDMFDNTHPLYAGEMGTSISPKLAARVKDSDLLLVVGARLGEMTTQGYELVNIPVPKQKLIHVHPGAEELGRVYHADIPINASMAAFTKAASKLEPIANPGFKAWAESANADYRDNLKTPTIPGDVQMGEIMEWLRAHLAEDAIITNGAGNYSAWPHRFYQYRTYRSQLAPTNGSMGYGVPAAVAAKLTAPERTVVCFAGDGCFLMNGQELATAAQYGANAIFIVVNNGMYGTIRMHQERTYPGRVSGTGLANPDFAALARAYGLHGETVEKTADFAEAFKRCEQSGKPGLIEIRIDPEALSPKMTLSQMREQGLVKQR, from the coding sequence ATGCACAAATCCACGACCAACTCCAACACACGCAATGGCGGTCAGATACTGGTGGATGCACTCGGCATTCATGGCGTCGACCGTGTTTTCTGCGTGCCCGGCGAAAGTTACCTTGCAGCGCTGGATGCGTTTCATGACGTCAGTGACCAGATCGATCTTATCGTGTGCCGTCAGGAAGGTGGGGCTGCTTATATGGCGGAAGCCTATGGCAAGCTGACCGGAAAGCCCGGCATCTGCTTCGTCACGCGCGGCCCCGGTGCTACCAATGCCTCCGTCGGCGTTCATACCGCCTTTCAGGATTCCACGCCAATGCTTCTGTTCATCGGACAGGTGGCAAGCGATCAGGTGGAACGTGAGGCATTTCAGGAAGTTGATTATCGCCGCATGTTCGGCCAGATGGCCAAATGGGTCGTTCAGATCGATGATGCCGCCCGCATACCGGAACTGGTCAGTCAGGCTTTCCATCGCGCGGTAAACGGACGCCCCGGCCCTGTGGTCATCGCCTTGCCCGAAGATATGCTGACATCACATGCAACCGTCAGCGATGCACCGGCTTACAAGCATGTCGAGATGTATCCGGGAAGCGATCAGTTACAGGACATGAAAGCGCTTCTCGAAACGGCCGAACGGCCACTTTTGATTGTCGGTGGTGGTGGCTGGAATAACCAAGCCGTTCGCGACCTGCAAACATTCGCTGAAAACATGTCGCTGCCTGTTGCAGCATCCTTCCGTTGCCAGGATATGTTCGACAATACCCATCCGCTTTACGCCGGTGAAATGGGAACATCGATCAGCCCGAAACTTGCAGCCCGGGTTAAAGACTCAGACCTTTTGCTGGTCGTGGGTGCACGCCTTGGCGAAATGACCACGCAGGGCTATGAGCTGGTCAATATCCCTGTACCAAAGCAGAAGCTGATCCACGTCCATCCCGGGGCGGAAGAACTTGGCCGCGTCTATCATGCTGATATTCCGATCAATGCCAGCATGGCCGCCTTCACCAAAGCAGCTTCCAAGCTTGAGCCTATCGCCAATCCCGGCTTCAAGGCATGGGCTGAAAGCGCAAATGCCGATTATCGCGACAATCTTAAAACGCCGACAATTCCCGGTGACGTCCAGATGGGCGAGATCATGGAATGGCTGCGCGCGCATTTAGCTGAAGACGCGATCATCACCAATGGTGCAGGCAATTATTCGGCATGGCCGCATCGCTTCTATCAATACCGTACCTATCGTAGCCAGCTGGCACCAACCAATGGCTCCATGGGTTATGGTGTTCCAGCTGCCGTCGCAGCCAAGCTGACAGCACCCGAGCGTACCGTCGTCTGTTTCGCCGGAGACGGGTGTTTTCTGATGAATGGACAGGAACTCGCAACGGCTGCCCAATATGGAGCCAATGCGATTTTCATCGTCGTCAATAACGGCATGTATGGCACGATCCGTATGCATCAGGAACGCACCTATCCGGGCCGCGTTTCCGGCACTGGCCTCGCAAATCCAGACTTTGCGGCGCTGGCACGCGCCTATGGCCTGCATGGGGAAACGGTGGAAAAAACTGCCGATTTTGCGGAAGCCTTCAAGCGATGCGAGCAATCCGGCAAACCCGGCCTCATTGAAATCCGCATCGACCCGGAAGCGCTTTCGCCCAAAATGACGCTCAGCCAGATGCGCGAACAGGGACTGGTAAAACAGCGCTAA
- a CDS encoding ABC transporter substrate-binding protein produces the protein MKLFAFATAALFAATAISSAAEISDGKVKIGILNDQSGVYADFGGKWSYEAAKMAAEDFGGTVLDAPIEIITADHQNKPDVAANIARQWYDTEQVDAIMELTSSSVGLAVQALSKDKKKITINTGAATSELTGKQCTPYGFHWAYDTHALAVGTGGSLVEQGGDTWYFLTADYAFGYSLEEQTSKFVESKGGKVLGSVRHPLSSTDYSSFLLQAQASGAKVVGLANAGLDTSNAIKQAAEFGIVAGGQRLAALLFTLAEVHGLGLDAAQGLTLTEGFYWDRDDESREFSKRFFDRTGRMPNMIQAGTYSAVLQYLKAIKEAGTDETEAVAKKLHEMPVNDVFARNGKVGPNGRMIYDMYLMEVKKPDESKAPWDYYKVLATIPGDQAYMKPEESGCPLVTQ, from the coding sequence ATGAAACTTTTTGCATTTGCTACGGCTGCACTTTTTGCTGCCACCGCAATTTCATCCGCAGCGGAAATATCAGACGGCAAAGTCAAAATCGGCATTCTGAACGACCAGTCTGGCGTTTATGCTGATTTCGGCGGCAAATGGTCGTATGAGGCGGCCAAAATGGCTGCGGAGGATTTTGGCGGCACGGTGCTGGATGCGCCGATTGAAATCATCACTGCTGACCATCAGAACAAGCCGGATGTTGCGGCCAATATCGCCCGCCAGTGGTATGATACCGAACAGGTCGATGCGATCATGGAGCTGACCAGCTCTTCCGTGGGGCTCGCCGTTCAGGCACTCTCCAAAGACAAAAAGAAAATTACCATCAATACGGGTGCTGCGACATCGGAGCTTACGGGCAAGCAATGCACGCCTTACGGCTTCCATTGGGCTTATGACACCCACGCGCTGGCGGTCGGCACTGGCGGCTCGCTCGTCGAACAGGGTGGAGACACCTGGTACTTCCTGACAGCCGACTACGCCTTCGGCTACTCGCTCGAAGAGCAGACCTCGAAGTTCGTCGAATCCAAGGGCGGTAAAGTTCTTGGCTCGGTTCGTCATCCGCTGAGCAGCACCGACTACTCTTCCTTCCTGCTACAGGCACAGGCATCAGGCGCGAAAGTTGTTGGCCTTGCCAATGCCGGCCTCGACACATCCAACGCGATCAAACAGGCTGCGGAGTTCGGCATCGTTGCCGGTGGCCAGCGCCTTGCGGCATTGCTCTTCACGCTCGCGGAAGTACACGGACTTGGCCTTGATGCGGCACAAGGCCTGACGCTCACCGAAGGTTTCTATTGGGATCGCGACGACGAATCGCGTGAGTTCAGCAAGCGCTTTTTCGACCGCACTGGCCGTATGCCGAACATGATCCAGGCAGGCACTTATTCGGCAGTTCTTCAGTATTTGAAAGCCATCAAGGAAGCAGGCACCGACGAAACAGAAGCTGTCGCCAAAAAGCTTCATGAAATGCCGGTCAATGACGTCTTTGCCCGCAACGGCAAGGTCGGACCCAATGGCCGCATGATCTACGATATGTACCTGATGGAAGTGAAAAAGCCTGACGAAAGCAAGGCTCCATGGGACTACTATAAGGTGCTGGCCACCATCCCCGGCGATCAGGCTTACATGAAGCCGGAAGAAAGCGGTTGCCCACTGGTCACACAATAA
- a CDS encoding ABC transporter ATP-binding protein: MNRGQPLLSVRGLNAWYGESHALHGVDLDIWPGETITLLGRNGVGKTTTLRAIMGIIRKRTGTITLDGKDVMRVPLHRIARTGLGFVPEERGIFATLNVHENLLLPPVVGKGSGAMSLDEIYELFPNLYERRNSPGTKLSGGEQQMLAIARILRTGVKVMLLDEPTEGLAPVIIQRIGDVLVELKKRGMTVLLVEQNFRFAAKVADRFYLMDHGVVTENFPTTELPQRMAALNEALGV; encoded by the coding sequence ATGAATAGAGGCCAACCCCTGCTTTCGGTGCGCGGGCTCAATGCCTGGTATGGTGAAAGCCATGCGCTGCACGGCGTGGATCTTGATATCTGGCCCGGCGAAACCATCACGCTTTTAGGCCGCAACGGTGTCGGCAAGACCACCACGCTGCGTGCGATCATGGGTATCATCCGCAAGCGGACCGGTACCATCACGCTTGATGGCAAAGACGTTATGCGCGTGCCGCTGCATCGCATTGCCCGCACGGGTCTTGGCTTTGTGCCGGAAGAACGCGGGATCTTTGCAACGCTTAATGTGCATGAAAATCTGCTGCTGCCGCCGGTTGTCGGCAAAGGCAGTGGCGCCATGTCGCTCGACGAGATTTACGAACTCTTTCCCAATCTCTATGAGCGTCGCAACAGCCCCGGCACCAAGCTTTCGGGTGGCGAACAGCAGATGCTGGCCATTGCCCGTATCCTGCGCACCGGCGTGAAGGTGATGCTGCTTGATGAGCCGACAGAAGGGCTTGCACCCGTCATCATCCAGCGCATCGGCGATGTGCTGGTCGAGCTCAAGAAACGCGGCATGACCGTGCTTCTGGTCGAGCAGAACTTCCGCTTTGCCGCCAAGGTCGCGGACCGCTTTTATCTGATGGATCATGGCGTGGTGACGGAGAACTTCCCCACCACCGAGCTGCCGCAACGCATGGCAGCACTCAATGAAGCACTGGGGGTCTGA
- a CDS encoding MurR/RpiR family transcriptional regulator — MNPAERSFLSRVRDVLEELPPAEKRLGEFICDFPGELASYSASELAALAHVSNATVTRFVRRLGYETYEESRRHAREEKQTGSRLFLSSATNGNTGQSLSSHVSQTIANLEMTFSSIRDNQIDAVVDAMLGARRTWIIGFRSSHPFAAYLQWQMMQVVDNIVAIPGPGQTMGEYIASIKPEDLVIVFGLRRRIAKMDEILSTIEKRDAKLLYVTDEGAPFRASAQWHFQCQTLAPGPLFNHVSVMALCHLLTTRAIEKVGANGRKRLRAIETFGDALEEL, encoded by the coding sequence ATGAACCCAGCAGAAAGATCTTTTCTTTCCCGCGTAAGAGACGTGCTCGAGGAGCTTCCCCCAGCGGAGAAAAGGCTCGGGGAGTTTATTTGTGATTTTCCGGGAGAACTTGCGAGTTACTCTGCATCCGAGCTTGCTGCTCTCGCGCATGTATCGAATGCCACCGTAACACGTTTCGTAAGACGATTGGGCTACGAAACCTATGAAGAATCCCGCCGCCATGCCCGCGAAGAAAAGCAGACGGGATCACGACTTTTTCTTTCCAGCGCCACCAATGGCAATACTGGCCAGTCTCTTTCCTCGCATGTCAGCCAGACCATCGCCAATCTGGAAATGACGTTCAGCTCAATTCGGGACAATCAAATCGATGCCGTTGTTGATGCCATGCTGGGAGCACGAAGAACATGGATCATCGGTTTCCGCAGCAGTCATCCCTTTGCGGCCTATCTGCAATGGCAGATGATGCAAGTGGTGGATAATATTGTTGCAATTCCGGGACCCGGCCAGACAATGGGCGAGTATATTGCGAGCATCAAACCGGAAGACCTCGTGATCGTATTTGGTCTGCGAAGACGGATCGCCAAAATGGATGAGATCCTCAGCACGATTGAGAAGCGCGATGCGAAGCTACTCTATGTAACAGATGAAGGCGCTCCATTTCGGGCATCTGCACAGTGGCATTTCCAGTGTCAGACATTGGCTCCCGGCCCACTTTTCAACCACGTCTCCGTTATGGCGCTTTGTCACCTGCTTACAACGAGAGCCATTGAGAAGGTTGGTGCAAACGGGCGTAAGAGACTACGGGCGATAGAAACTTTTGGTGATGCGCTTGAAGAGCTGTAG
- a CDS encoding SDR family NAD(P)-dependent oxidoreductase, producing the protein MDVEGKVAIVSGGASGLGAATAQALAAKGAKVAILDFNIDGANTVAAAIGGIAIQCDVSDAASAEAAFKTIGDKLESPRILVNCAGVAPAKKMLARDGSVMPLDDFRRAVEINLIGSFNLLRLFADVASRNEALPTGERGVVINTASVAAFDGQIGQTAYAASKGGIVGLTLPAARELAPLGIRVCAIAPGIFETPMLKGLPQPAQDALGQMVPFPPRLGRPDEYAALALHIIENSMLNGETIRLDGALRMPPK; encoded by the coding sequence ATGGATGTTGAAGGAAAAGTCGCCATCGTCAGCGGTGGTGCATCAGGTCTTGGCGCTGCAACTGCACAGGCTCTAGCAGCCAAGGGTGCGAAAGTTGCAATCCTCGATTTCAACATTGACGGTGCAAATACGGTGGCAGCTGCGATTGGCGGCATCGCCATTCAATGCGACGTGTCAGACGCTGCGAGTGCCGAAGCAGCTTTCAAGACAATCGGCGACAAGCTCGAATCACCGCGTATTCTGGTCAATTGCGCAGGCGTAGCACCAGCAAAGAAAATGCTGGCGCGTGATGGCAGCGTCATGCCGCTCGATGATTTCCGTCGCGCGGTTGAAATCAACCTGATCGGCTCGTTCAATCTGCTGCGGCTTTTTGCTGATGTCGCATCCAGAAACGAAGCGCTGCCAACGGGCGAGCGTGGCGTTGTCATTAATACGGCATCGGTTGCAGCCTTTGACGGCCAGATCGGCCAGACAGCCTATGCAGCGTCTAAAGGCGGTATCGTTGGCCTGACCCTGCCTGCTGCGCGTGAACTTGCCCCCCTCGGCATTCGGGTATGCGCCATTGCACCCGGTATTTTTGAAACCCCCATGCTCAAAGGCTTGCCGCAACCTGCACAGGATGCGTTGGGCCAGATGGTTCCTTTCCCCCCGCGTCTGGGTCGGCCAGACGAATATGCGGCACTCGCGCTGCATATTATCGAAAACAGCATGCTCAACGGCGAAACCATTCGGCTTGATGGTGCGCTGCGTATGCCTCCGAAATAG
- a CDS encoding LysR family transcriptional regulator: protein MRQFTWDDLQYFLAVARTGQLSTAARQLRTSHVTVLRRIDRLEQALATKLFERNPRGYLLTPMGERLVEPAEVMEREALKFQTEATGSFSALSGVVRLSTLEGFGNFFLAERLPVLAQSYPSLSVEVVTIQQIMSLSRREAELSITLHMPRTGPYHSERLTPYRLFVYGHRDYLNCHPPIRTHDDMTKHPFIGYIDDMVFTPGLDYMREILPGKRCNYQGSSIHAQLVATLTGYGLCVLPFFIASQYSELLPVLPKEMHLEREYWMNCHVDVMAAPRIRVISDFMLGAVREASASFLGESLLRY, encoded by the coding sequence ATGCGGCAGTTTACATGGGATGATCTGCAATATTTTTTGGCCGTTGCACGGACCGGCCAGCTTTCGACGGCCGCAAGACAATTGCGCACCAGTCACGTCACGGTTCTGCGGCGGATTGATCGTCTGGAACAGGCGCTTGCAACCAAGCTGTTTGAGCGCAATCCGCGTGGCTATCTGCTGACGCCGATGGGTGAGCGACTGGTTGAACCTGCGGAAGTGATGGAGCGTGAGGCGCTCAAATTCCAGACGGAAGCAACAGGAAGTTTTTCCGCACTGTCTGGTGTGGTGCGGCTTTCGACGCTTGAAGGCTTTGGCAATTTCTTTCTGGCAGAACGATTGCCGGTGCTGGCACAGTCCTATCCCAGCCTCTCGGTGGAGGTTGTGACGATCCAGCAGATCATGTCGCTATCGCGGCGCGAAGCAGAACTTTCAATCACGCTGCATATGCCGCGCACCGGACCTTATCACAGTGAAAGACTTACGCCCTATCGCTTGTTCGTCTATGGGCATCGCGATTATCTGAATTGCCATCCGCCGATCAGGACGCATGACGATATGACCAAACATCCCTTCATCGGTTATATCGATGATATGGTGTTTACGCCCGGCCTTGATTATATGCGCGAAATTTTGCCCGGAAAGCGTTGCAACTATCAGGGTTCAAGCATTCACGCGCAACTGGTTGCAACTTTAACGGGGTACGGGCTGTGTGTGCTGCCATTTTTCATTGCTAGCCAATATTCTGAACTCTTGCCAGTTCTGCCCAAGGAAATGCATTTGGAGCGTGAATACTGGATGAATTGCCATGTCGATGTTATGGCAGCACCTCGCATACGCGTGATCAGCGATTTTATGCTTGGTGCAGTGCGTGAAGCCTCGGCAAGTTTCCTCGGCGAAAGCCTTCTCCGATACTAA
- a CDS encoding aspartate/glutamate racemase family protein has translation MSVSAPRVLLINPNSSEATTGMMCEIAQKTAGERLAFYAKTANLNPVMIVNGEQLSASEAQVIKIGQAGKHNCSGIIISAYGDPGVDFLRNELDVPVIGICEASMLVAAADQRKYGVATVTPDLAVQIANRAKYLGFAHLYTGIRCTPGDPREIAGQPERLIEELGHAVELCLLDGAEAVVIGGGPLGEAAEQLQKMFDVPIIAPISSAVELMVKAINEKEMPMKAIV, from the coding sequence ATGTCAGTATCAGCACCGCGTGTGTTGCTTATCAATCCGAACAGTTCAGAAGCAACGACCGGAATGATGTGCGAAATTGCTCAGAAGACAGCGGGGGAACGACTCGCCTTTTATGCAAAAACAGCCAATCTTAATCCTGTGATGATTGTAAATGGTGAACAGTTATCCGCTTCCGAAGCGCAGGTTATTAAAATCGGTCAAGCCGGAAAGCACAATTGTTCGGGGATCATCATCAGTGCGTACGGTGATCCCGGTGTCGATTTTTTGCGCAACGAACTTGATGTCCCGGTGATCGGGATTTGTGAAGCTTCGATGTTGGTGGCGGCAGCTGACCAACGGAAATATGGTGTTGCTACGGTCACGCCAGATTTGGCGGTTCAAATTGCAAACCGTGCCAAATATCTGGGTTTCGCCCATCTCTATACGGGTATCCGTTGCACACCCGGGGATCCCAGAGAGATAGCGGGTCAGCCAGAGCGTTTGATTGAGGAGCTTGGCCATGCCGTTGAACTCTGTCTGCTTGATGGAGCCGAAGCTGTCGTAATTGGCGGCGGTCCCTTGGGGGAGGCGGCCGAACAATTACAGAAGATGTTTGACGTGCCGATTATCGCCCCGATTTCATCTGCTGTCGAATTGATGGTCAAAGCGATCAATGAAAAAGAAATGCCAATGAAAGCGATTGTGTGA
- a CDS encoding acetyl-CoA C-acyltransferase — MSETKDPIVIVSAVRTPIGSFPGALKGESATALGAATIKQAVHRAKLGPDQIDEVLMGCVLPAGLGQAPARQAAIHAGLPQSVPCSTINKVCGSGMKTVMLGADLISAGSADIVVAGGMESMTNSPYLLEKARSGYRMGHGKIYDHMFLDGLEDAYDKGRAMGTFAEETADQYQFTREQQDEFALRSLSRSLKATEAGNFANELVNVAELDRDEQPTRAKPEKIPNLKPAFREGGTITAANSSSISDGAASLTLMRLSKAEKLGIEPLAVIRGHASHAQQPSLFTTAPIFAMRKLFDKTGWNARDVDLFEINEAFAVVVMAAMQELDLPADKVNIHGGACAMGHPIGCSGARIIVTLLHAMKQNDLKRGMASVCIGGGEATAIAVETI; from the coding sequence ATGTCGGAAACAAAAGATCCGATCGTTATCGTCAGTGCGGTACGAACACCGATCGGAAGTTTTCCAGGTGCGCTCAAGGGGGAGAGTGCAACAGCACTGGGCGCAGCCACAATCAAGCAAGCCGTCCACCGGGCGAAGCTTGGCCCTGATCAGATCGACGAAGTGCTTATGGGCTGTGTCTTGCCCGCAGGGCTGGGACAGGCACCCGCACGGCAGGCGGCAATTCATGCCGGTCTCCCGCAATCTGTGCCCTGCTCGACCATCAACAAGGTTTGCGGATCGGGCATGAAAACCGTCATGCTGGGCGCCGATCTCATTTCCGCAGGAAGTGCGGACATTGTGGTTGCAGGCGGCATGGAAAGCATGACCAATTCGCCTTATCTGCTTGAAAAGGCGCGCAGTGGCTATCGCATGGGCCACGGCAAAATCTACGATCACATGTTTCTCGATGGCCTTGAAGACGCCTATGACAAAGGCCGCGCCATGGGAACATTCGCGGAGGAAACCGCCGACCAATACCAGTTCACGCGAGAGCAACAGGACGAATTTGCCCTCCGCTCACTCTCGCGTTCACTCAAAGCCACCGAAGCGGGTAATTTCGCGAATGAGCTGGTCAATGTTGCAGAGCTTGACCGCGATGAGCAGCCAACCCGCGCAAAGCCTGAAAAAATACCAAACCTCAAGCCGGCCTTCCGCGAAGGCGGCACCATTACAGCCGCCAATTCCTCATCGATTTCAGATGGTGCGGCATCGCTTACCCTGATGCGCCTGTCCAAAGCTGAAAAGCTTGGCATAGAACCTCTTGCCGTCATTCGCGGTCACGCAAGCCATGCGCAGCAGCCCTCGCTCTTCACCACGGCCCCGATTTTTGCGATGCGGAAACTCTTCGACAAAACCGGCTGGAACGCACGCGACGTTGATTTGTTTGAAATCAATGAAGCTTTCGCCGTTGTTGTTATGGCTGCAATGCAGGAACTCGACCTCCCCGCCGACAAGGTGAATATCCATGGCGGTGCCTGTGCTATGGGCCATCCGATTGGCTGCTCTGGCGCACGCATCATCGTCACGCTGCTTCATGCCATGAAGCAGAACGATCTGAAGCGTGGCATGGCTTCAGTCTGTATCGGTGGCGGCGAGGCAACTGCTATTGCAGTTGAGACAATATGA